The genomic region GCTTCGCAACGCCCTGGTCCCCATCGTGACGGTTGCGGGCCTGCAGCTGGGCACCCTGCTCTCGGGCGCGGTCCTGACCGAGACCATCTTCTCGTGGCCGGGCATCGGGTCGCTCGCGATGGGGGCGGTCTTCTCCCGGGACTTCCCGCTCCTGCAGGGGTGCGTGCTGGTGTTCGCGGCCTCCTTCGTGCTGGTCAACCTCGCCACCGACCTGCTCTATCCCATGATCGACCCGAGGCTGCGCTAGAATGGCGCTCACCCGCATGATCGCCCTCTTCTTCCGGCGCTTCGTCCGCAACCGATCGGCCCTGGCCGGCGGGACGATCGTGCTGGTCTTCATCGCCGTCGCGCTCCTGGCGCCGTGGCTGTCCCCCCACGACCCTCTGGCCCAGGACCTGGCCCAGCGGCTGAAGCCTCCCTCGACGACCCACTGGCTCGGCACCGACGACCTGGGGCGGGACCTGCTGTCGCGCCTGCTGGCCGGGGCGGGCTTCTCCCTGCAGGTGGGGCTCTTGTCGGTGGCGATCGCCCTCGGGCTCGGCGTGCCCATCGGGCTCGTCGCGGGCTACGCCGGCAAGTGGCTGGACGAGGCCCTCATGCGCCTGATGGACATGCTCATGGCCTTCCCCGGGATCCTGCTTGCGATCCTCATCGTGGCGGTGCTGGGGCCGAGCCTCACCAACGCCATGCTCGCCATCGGGCTGGTCAACGTGCCCACCTACGCGCGCCTGGTGCGCGCCGCGACCCTCGGAATCAAGGGCCAGGAGTACGTCGAGGCCGCGCGCGGCGCGGGCGCCTCCGACGCCTTCATCCTGCGGCGGCACGTGCTG from Pantanalinema sp. harbors:
- the nikC gene encoding nickel transporter permease, with amino-acid sequence MALTRMIALFFRRFVRNRSALAGGTIVLVFIAVALLAPWLSPHDPLAQDLAQRLKPPSTTHWLGTDDLGRDLLSRLLAGAGFSLQVGLLSVAIALGLGVPIGLVAGYAGKWLDEALMRLMDMLMAFPGILLAILIVAVLGPSLTNAMLAIGLVNVPTYARLVRAATLGIKGQEYVEAARGAGASDAFILRRHVLPNCMTPILVQATLGIAGAILETAGLSFLGLGAQPPQPEWGTMLNQARAFIRSAPWTVAFPGLAIMAVVLGFNLLGDGLRDLLDPRTRKA